The Luteolibacter rhizosphaerae genome window below encodes:
- a CDS encoding DUF2264 domain-containing protein: MRLPAAISLIFSLLLSPLHAQTGRQDREFSVKALDRIARPVLENLATGKLKQELPLGPGEKDRAKWTYLEAFGRTMGGIAPWLALGADESPEGKLRARYIELSRKALVMATDPASPDYMNFTEVGQPLVDAAFLSQALIQAPDQLWAPLKESEKANLVAALKQTRAIKPYESNWLLFSALVEAALWKLTGECEMAPIKYALQKHEEWYLGDGTYGDGPEYHWDYYNSFVIQPAMLAVIGVCREKQDPLGESWARVLARAKRYASVQERLISPEGTYPVIGRSSAYRFGAFQHLSMMAWRKELPAATSPAAVRGALTAVIRRTLEAPGTFDKQGWLQVGAVGHQPSIREGYISTGSLYLCLAGLQHLGLPANDPFWTAAPEPWTQKRIWAGEDIKADQSHKERK; the protein is encoded by the coding sequence ATGCGTCTTCCTGCGGCCATCTCGCTGATCTTTTCCCTCCTGCTCTCTCCTCTGCACGCGCAGACCGGGCGGCAGGATCGCGAGTTCTCGGTGAAGGCGCTCGATCGCATCGCGCGCCCGGTCCTTGAGAACCTCGCCACGGGAAAACTGAAGCAAGAGCTGCCCCTCGGCCCCGGTGAAAAGGACCGCGCGAAGTGGACCTACCTCGAAGCCTTCGGCCGCACGATGGGTGGCATCGCCCCTTGGCTCGCTCTCGGAGCGGATGAGTCACCGGAGGGCAAGCTTCGCGCCCGCTACATCGAACTTTCCCGCAAGGCCCTGGTCATGGCCACCGATCCCGCTTCGCCGGACTACATGAACTTCACCGAGGTTGGCCAACCGCTCGTCGATGCCGCCTTCCTTTCCCAAGCTCTCATCCAGGCCCCCGATCAGCTCTGGGCTCCGCTCAAGGAAAGCGAGAAGGCGAATCTGGTAGCCGCCCTCAAGCAGACCCGCGCGATCAAGCCTTATGAGAGCAACTGGCTGCTCTTCTCCGCGCTGGTGGAAGCCGCGCTCTGGAAACTCACCGGCGAGTGCGAGATGGCACCGATCAAGTATGCCCTGCAGAAGCATGAGGAGTGGTATCTTGGCGATGGCACCTATGGCGATGGCCCGGAGTATCACTGGGACTACTACAATAGCTTCGTCATCCAGCCCGCCATGCTCGCCGTCATCGGAGTCTGCCGGGAGAAGCAGGATCCGCTTGGTGAATCGTGGGCCCGCGTGCTTGCCCGTGCGAAGCGTTACGCCTCCGTGCAGGAGCGTCTCATCTCGCCGGAGGGCACCTACCCGGTCATCGGTCGTTCCAGCGCCTACCGCTTCGGTGCCTTTCAGCATCTCTCCATGATGGCCTGGCGCAAGGAACTACCTGCGGCCACCTCGCCCGCCGCCGTCCGCGGTGCCCTCACCGCCGTCATCCGTCGCACCCTTGAAGCTCCCGGCACCTTCGACAAACAGGGCTGGCTGCAAGTCGGCGCCGTCGGCCACCAGCCTTCCATTCGCGAGGGATACATCTCCACCGGCAGCCTCTACCTCTGTCTCGCCGGTCTTCAACATCTCGGCCTTCCCGCGAACGATCCCTTCTGGACCGCCGCTCCCGAGCCATGGACCCAGAAGCGCATCTGGGCCGGAGAGGACATCAAGGCCGACCAGTCCCACAAGGAGAGGAAGTAG
- the thrC gene encoding threonine synthase, whose translation MLYHSTNNPAHRVDLKEAILRSLPPDNGLYMPDTLPVLGQDFWSIWRELSFQEIGYAVAHAFFHEDVPAAALKEIVEGTLAFDAPLISLSPGDHILELFHGPTLAFKDFGARFMARLMAWLVRGDNRELTVLVATSGDTGGAVASAFHRVPGTRVIILYPQGKVSGLQEKQLTTLGDNISAVEIDGTFDDCQRLVKSAFLDREMSERLNLTSANSINLSRLVPQSFYYMHSARQLPEGVEPAFVIPSGNFGNLTAGLLAVQLGLPVKKFIAATNANDVVPAYLKSGDYQPRPSTATISNAMDVGAPSNFARMQALFGNSWEAMRGKIEGSSFTDDQTRAAIREVKSLFNYEIDPHGAVGWLAARRWRAANPGNATITLETAHPSKFLDVMEQEIGKDAVEIPERLAILADREKVASRLPGDEAAFKQWLNP comes from the coding sequence ATGCTTTACCACTCGACCAACAATCCCGCCCATCGTGTCGATCTCAAGGAAGCGATCCTCCGCTCCCTGCCGCCGGATAACGGTCTCTACATGCCGGATACCCTGCCCGTGCTCGGCCAGGACTTCTGGTCGATCTGGCGTGAGCTCAGCTTTCAGGAGATCGGCTACGCGGTGGCGCATGCCTTCTTCCATGAGGATGTCCCCGCTGCCGCGCTCAAGGAAATCGTGGAGGGCACTCTGGCTTTCGACGCTCCCTTGATCTCGCTCTCTCCGGGCGATCACATTCTCGAGCTCTTCCACGGCCCCACGCTCGCCTTCAAGGATTTCGGAGCCCGCTTCATGGCCCGCCTGATGGCTTGGCTGGTGCGCGGTGACAATCGCGAGCTCACCGTGCTCGTCGCCACCTCGGGCGATACCGGCGGTGCGGTCGCTTCCGCCTTCCATCGCGTTCCCGGCACCCGCGTCATCATCCTCTACCCGCAGGGAAAGGTCTCCGGCCTTCAGGAGAAGCAGCTCACCACCCTCGGCGATAACATCTCCGCGGTGGAGATCGATGGCACCTTCGATGACTGCCAGCGTCTCGTGAAGTCCGCTTTCCTCGATCGCGAGATGTCGGAGCGCCTGAACCTCACCTCGGCGAATTCGATTAATCTCTCGCGGCTCGTCCCGCAGAGCTTCTACTACATGCATAGTGCCCGCCAGTTGCCGGAGGGCGTGGAGCCCGCCTTCGTCATTCCTTCGGGGAATTTCGGGAATCTCACCGCCGGCCTGCTCGCCGTGCAACTCGGCCTGCCGGTGAAAAAGTTCATCGCCGCCACGAATGCGAACGACGTCGTCCCCGCTTACCTGAAGAGCGGAGATTACCAGCCCCGCCCCAGCACCGCCACCATCTCGAACGCGATGGATGTCGGCGCCCCCTCGAACTTCGCCCGCATGCAGGCGCTGTTCGGAAACTCGTGGGAAGCGATGCGCGGTAAGATCGAAGGCTCTTCTTTCACCGATGACCAGACCCGCGCCGCCATCCGCGAGGTGAAGTCGCTCTTCAACTACGAGATCGATCCGCACGGTGCCGTCGGCTGGCTCGCCGCCCGCAGGTGGCGTGCCGCGAATCCCGGTAATGCCACCATCACGCTGGAGACCGCGCATCCCTCGAAGTTCCTCGATGTGATGGAGCAGGAGATCGGCAAGGACGCCGTGGAGATCCCGGAGCGCCTGGCCATCCTCGCCGATCGCGAGAAGGTCGCCTCCCGTCTCCCCGGGGACGAGGCCGCCTTCAAGCAGTGGCTGAATCCCTGA